CCGTGTTATACAATCTAAGATTGGTGGAAGAAAACCATAAGTATAAGTTTAACAAGGAAAGACGATATACCTGCTAACTAGATatgagtgtcgatcgacacagttaaATGTCGATCAATCAGTAGTCGTGATGTTCTGTCAATCAACATTGATCATGCGTCAGTCGATGTTTGGTGCATATTGTTTTCCTCCGATCacttttttctttaaactaaagtaaaataacaagaaaaatcagtaaaaatgaaaaataaaactaagtAAAAACTTACCAATGGGTTGTCTCCCATTAAGCGGTTGGTTATAGTCTTTTACCTTGACTTTTTGGAGGTTTTTGGCTAGTACAAAGGTAATTGAGTACTTGTTGGGAAACAAATATATCAACATCTTATATGTTCAACTCGAACCATGTACCAATAAAGCTCTTGATTGCTTTTTTCTCCTCTGGTTTTGTGTTCTTGCTGTCTCTGAATGATCTCATGAGTACAATCAACTTTCAGCTGCAGATCATCCATGCATTTACTTAGCCCCATGCAACACTGTTGGTGAGGGGGTAGTAAATGCCATCAATCTTCTGGTACAAGTCATCAGGCATCTTCTCTTGAGCTTTAAAGACACCCCGAATTAACTCCTTGACATCATCCACTGGTTGTGAATGGGTTGTAAGATGAAGTTCAGGCATCTGCAAACATCCCTCATATTGTGGTAAGCTCAAATAATTTCCTCCTGATTTATATGCCATCTCCAGTATTTCTTTTATATCCTCCTTAGAAACATTGATGATCCTTCCATCCATTGATTGTGCATTTCCATCTTCATCTCCGTATATTTCATACTCATTTGACTGCACTACACGGATCTTTCTCTTTGTAGAAGTAGCAGTCTCAATCACAAAGAAGTCTCAATAATCTGGAATTTCTTCACTGGCTATCAATGGTTCAGGTTGAGTATTGATCGATgcttcaccatcttcttcacGCTCTGCTCCAAAATCAGAGCAACAAACTGCTACAAGTCCTAGATCCTCTCCTATAATAATATTGTGTGGGTCATTTGACTATTCTCACCGGATCTTATTAGATATTTTTGGACTATGAGTATCAGGCACATATGATTCGTCTGCATGTTGTAAACTGCTTTTACAGTAGTCATGAAGGCTCTCTCCCAAGTATTAGAGAAGAATTCCAGTATATCTGAATATCCATAACATGAAATTCCATTGAAACTAAGGCAACATCGATTTGCGCTTGAAGGCTGATAATTACTCATGAATTAACCTTAGAACAATCACAAAAATAAGTGAATCCTCAGAAGGTTTTGTCTCCAGGCTTAGATGATATGCCATCACCTTAGGCATGATACTAGGGTAGTTCCTCCAATCAGACAGGAAATTACAAACTTCCCAAGATCAATATTCTTCTTCAGTATAACCATCTGCTTCATCTTCACTCTGATATGATGGAACATTCGctcaatattctttttttgtctCCTTAGTTTCTCTGAAAAAATCTAGAGTATGTGGGTAAAATAAACTTCATTGAATGGTTTTTCCTCAAGGATCCTTAGTACCCTCTTTGTAAAGCTCTTCATCTCTTTCTCATTAGCTCATCTTGTTAAATGCTTGGAAACCTTCCCCATCCTTCTCCTCAAAGGCTTTGCTGCATTTTCATATTGCTAATTGGTGTTCTATATTGATGTCTCTAAAGGTTTAGATGCATTTCTTCCTATATTCAGTCGGACTACATCGATTCTTGGTAAACGTACTCGATAGGTCAAAGGTGGTGTCAATCGTTACTCGATTATTGATGTCGAGCGTTGCCTGACTACTGGTGTCGATAGGTGCTTACTTGTTGGTGCTGATCGATGTCTTTTGTTTTCATGATATAGTTTTGGGGGGTATGGGTGTCGAGCAGCAAACCTCTTCATGAGTCATGATCCTCACAGTCTCACATCATCCAACTGACTCTGTAGATGTTGTCAATTTTTGCTCAACTGGTGGTGTCGATCATTGCTCGTTTGttagtgtcgatcgacaccaatgCGAACTTCCGAAAGACATCGGGCTCTCAATGTGAAAGTCTCCTTCTTGAAGTTTCTCCTGCTCTACCACTTGCCTAAATCATCATCTGTGATGGCACTCACGTGGTGTTTCTGAATATCATCTCCTTTTCCTTTGATCAAGGCTTTCCGCCTCTTAACAGCTTCTCCTCTGAACTACCTGAATCTCCTACTTCTTCACATGTGTCCTCGGAGCTTCAAAATTAGTCTTAAGATTGGTGTAAACATCATCAATCTTCCCATTAAAATCCACTATCAGCTTCTGTTGACCCTTAAGAACCTGGTCAAGCATCCCTTCTATCTTGGTTTCCTGAGTTGATAGTGGTGGATTATGATATGAAGAACTATCATaagctttgttgttgttgttgttgttgttgttgttgttgttgttgttgttgtagttgTTGTTCTAAAGTTTATGATACTGCGAACTTTGGTTATAATTACTCCTCTGACCATTGCCGTTGAAGTTCATGTTTCCACTCTGATTTTCAGACCTCTGATTCTGAAAACCACCCACGAAGTTCACATTCTCCTCTTCTTTGCCACCGTCGACATCTACAACATATACATTCTGCTTATGAACACCATCCATCTTGGCCTTAACTTCATCCATCTGCTCATTTCCTAAGCTGACACATGATTTCCTTCTCTCAAAACGAGTATTCTTGGTGCTATTACTAGATGCCAAGTTCTCAATAAGTGTCACAACCTCTTCTGGATTCCTAGTGTTAAAGTTTTCTCCACTATCATTATCTATAACCATCTGGTAAGCCAAAATGATGCCTTTGAAGAATGTATTGAGCAGCTGCACCTCactgaatccatggtgtgggaAGTCTCTCTGATATGACTTGAATCTGATTCAGGAGCTTTTGAAAGCTAATGTAGGCTCATGTGCGAGTATATCAATTCAGATCCACAAGCCTTCAACTCGTGTGTCATCAAAGAAGTTATGCAAGAAGATGTTTTTGATTTATGTCCAGGATGTAAGAGACGCTGGTGCTAACTGCTTAAACCAGTGCGAAATATCTCCAGAAAGTGAGTACTTGAAAAGCTTGCAAATAAGATAGTCTACAAAGACTCTATTGACTTTGATTGCAGAAACCAAATTCTCAAAGCCTcaagatggtccataggatgctcatCTGGGAGACCATGATAAGGTGTATGCTCTACTAGTGTAAAAGTATGCAGGCTAAAGCTCAAAATAGTTCATTTGAAAAGATGGAGAATGAATAACAGATTTTTTGGCGTAGTAAACCGTGGTCGATGTCCTTCGTCGCTCGGTCCACACACTGACCAAACCTCTCAATTTTTTTGCCCTTAATCGATTAATTCATCCTTAGGCGAGGGCTAACTTAGACCTTAGCTAGAGACTTCCTTAGTCACTCATAGCTTTATATCCTTTCAACTTATACGCAGCAGAATATTCATCCATTGGTCTAagaccaatctaacacttgtctgGTCGAGTCGCCTCATCCTTGATAGTTTATCCAGCTACCAACTAGCTTAGAGTTCGATCTCAAGCTGAAACCAAGTCATACAAAtccgaggttccattcccctaaaacattctatctagatctatgcaaacATTGCTAGATCTTACCTTTGTCATATTCACGGAGCTTGTTAGCTCATCGTCTTAGCTGACTTAGCTAGCTTATCCAGCTCATCGCGCTGACTCACTCAAGCTAGCTAAGACTGAGCTATGGCCAGCTGCCCATCTTGTTTAGCCAGCTCATCCAGCTGGCTGAGCttaaccacttcacttgagctTCCATCTACTATCTTCCTGCTGATTGAGCTTCGAGTGAGCTTTGCCCAGCTCTCTTATACATGCATAAAACCCTTCCCTttggtacttagtcattcaaccaactaTCCCCACATACCAAGtaacctttgggaagtcttcaaaTGGTTAAGGATATGCATATGGCCTTTCTCGGCTCATGCACTATCTAACATCCTTACGCTTTTTAGGATATAGTACCACGTCCATCCTTTGGACTAACAATGCCCACCAGATCCTAAGTCAATTAACCAACCACCtaacatgactcagaactgacgAGTCTTCATTCTCACTTAActggccatggaactatgtcccattGGAGCCGATCAGTCTTACTCTTACAACTGATGCACCCTTTGATCAATTAGAGCAGACACCTTGATTAGATCACACGGACttccttgcataatcatacccagctcaatacttgtggtccatgCCACCTAGTACTAGCCTTACTCATCTCCATGGCTTGATGCTAGttccaaacgaattggaccttgCACTCCACATGGTTATTTTTATACTAGGACCCCCATGTGGTTCCTATATGAGCCGGATCAATTTCCATGGATCACTATCCAATGTGTAGCATCTAACTATCATACcgcatggatgagttagatcagctatgatccgcccctttcttcAAGGTCTTAGATCCTTAAAGCATATCACAATATATTGTCTTCCAGAGGCGTACCATACTTGGTTTTAGTCGCACCACAAGAGACAAAATATAAACCGGAAAGTAATATAAAGCGGTTAACTTATACTTTATCTTTCTAGATCTTGTGCCTTCCTTTATCATGTACGGCCATGCTCCTCTTACACACGCCTTTACCAAGTCTTATCATatacttccagtattgataagatctcTCCATGGGTCGCACCAAACTTCCCTTCCATTGAACTCTCATGAAACAACTTTCTACATTGCATCTGCCTTCAAGGTTGTCTTGGCCATTgagagtggagtccggccttctctctcttctctctttaccGACTACGTGTGTTCCCAGGATATATAGGAAACCTAGGGAGTGATCATCAATGATCAAACATCATCAAAGGGTCGTTcccaactcccctcttgataaCCCACAAAACTGCTTCTTTGCTGCCTTCACACCACTCTTGGTTTTGGATTGTGAAATCCGACCATCTcactgtttttctctgtttttttgtgtttaaggGTATGGGAGGAATTCCTTGCATGCCTGCAAAACCACGGACCTTCCCtccttatatagaagaaggggtggttacttctctaaccattgcatcccttcaGTATCAATTCTGGCCATTTGATTtcatcaatggtccagatcacactcATTCGGCTATGGCAGTTACCATACGTCTTGGACTTGCCAAACAGCTCATAGATATGTCCAAACCAAGCTCAAACTTATTACCAATCCCCCGGCCCTATCTCAAGAGCCCACCGGCCCATCGCCACACATGGGTCATCCACATGGACCACAGCCCGGACCCGGctcaactgcccaagacttgaacaatCAGTCCAGCTGATTTGAgttgatccccagctgacccagatGAGTGAGCTAGTCCATCCATCTCATGGAGCTGAGACACTCTACTTGAGCTTCAACCGAGCTTCGTCCAGCTGGCTGAGCTTCTTGCTTGCATCACCCAGCTGTTATACACTTCATAACAACTTGGTATCTTCATCTTATTCAATTGCTCTATGTTCTTTGgtccatccattgatcttgaCTAAGTTTTCCCATGATCCATTCTTATCATTCACTTCATCTTACCTTGTTCACGACCAATTCTCATGATCTGAACCAAGGCAGTCTCGTTTCTATCGAAACATCTAGGCCctatgtcaagtttcaggaacGGGGATGCTACACAAAACGCCCCTGACCTGACCAACCACTCTCCTAGAGTGTCAGTAGACCCAGCAAGGTTAGTAGCAAACCAGCTTCGTTAGCTAGGTTGAGCTGATCGCCAGCTAGCTCAGCAAAGTGTTCAGCTAATGTTTAGCTGGTTTAGTGTGTGTTCAGCTGGTTCAGCTAGTAGCTCAGCTACTCCAGCTCGTCCAGCATCATCACCACGGTATATCCTTTCTATATAAGTCCCTTGGTCCATTTCCCGACCTAGACTATACATCTAATTATCATTTCCGATCATTATTTCATCACAGCTTGTTCAGAATCATTTCTTATTATCTGAATCAAAGCAGCCACGTTTTCCAAGCAAGGTCTAATCATTATATCAAGTTCCAGACCATCTAACACTTCCATTCGCCCTTAGAAAACTTGTCCTTAAGTCTATAGACTAGCTTGCTGGTTCTCTTATCCCAAGTTTATCAAAACTGTCCTTTTCTAGGATCGGGGATGCTACAGTATTGATGTGTCAGCAAATTTCTTTGTCGAGCAGCCTGAGCATTGGCTGCAGCATTCTCAGCATTCACAGATTGTTGGATAACTGTTTCAGGACCCTCCGATTATCTATCTTCTGACCTACCGCATTACAAAGATGACCCTCATGATCATGCAGGCCTCCACTCGCATCATGTATCAGAACTAGAGTCGCAACCATTTCTTCTCAGATGGTTGATGTCCTTTAATGTTCATTTagaagtgtcgatcgatgttcacttagaagtgtcgatcgatgttcaTTTAGAAGTGCTCGCTAACAGGTATAGGTCGACGAAGTTGAgctgatgtcgatcgatgttgcaCGTCTCTTTTTGCGAATTAAACACTCCAAACGTGCAGGATCTGAAACTAGAAGCTGTTTTTCCTTGTTTCTTTCGGTATTGCTTGGAATGAGTCTAGAAAATTAAGAAATGTTTTTGTAAGTTAAAACAAGTAATAACCTAGACTAAATCAAATAAACTGAGTCTAATGGCGAATCCAATGCTCCCCGGCAACGACACCAAATTCGATATCAATCAAATTACCTTATGAGCaattttactctctcaaataagaggtttggttgtagtacttagggattaAATCCACAGGAAGCATGGGCACATAATATACTCAATACAATTACGATTAAGCTagacaaataattaaataaacagTAAATAAAGCAAAGCAATTGGTTGATTGTTTGTTTGAGAATACGAGAATAAATAGCTAGATCTTGGGTTTAGGCAATGATGATTATACTGATATATAAGCTAAGAGTGTGTCTGAATGATAATCCCAGAATTTGAATTCCAGTGTTCCAGCTCTCGCTTATGAACACGGATCGAGTGTCGACCGATGCTACCTTTCTAGTATCGATCGACATTTCCCTAGGCCGATTTTATGGTCATATTCGATAAGTTCACTAAGTTTTTAGACCAGACGTTGCATGTATCTAGCAACCTAGCTCAACATATTTAATTCAGGGTGTGAATCTAGTGTCGTAGTTGTCAGCAATCCTAAGTTCAtggttctagttagctactctaaaacacaAGCAGTAAGCACAGTCCTGATAAAGGAAGTCTACATAATTCATCGGAGCAGTTCTATAGTTTTGGATAATCTATCAAAACCCTAACTAACCCTAAATATAACAAGGGAAACTAAGTATACATAgtaaaacaaaacacaacaaTACTCTGAATAATAAGCACATGATAGAGTAAGAAAACAATGGAATTCCAATACAAATCTCTAAATGAGTCTTAGATCTTCTCTCTAAATCATGATAGAGTAAGAAAACAATGGAGTTCTAATACAAATCTCAAAAGGAGGCTTAGATCTTCTCTATGAATCTagtaaaaacttttaaatatatatattgtgtaaaagAATGTGTAAAAGAGCGTTCTATTTTGTCCAAACAATGGCAACACCATAAATATTAGGTAAAAGTCAGTCAGAGATAATCTTGTAATATTATTGATCTTCTGGGTTTAGATCGGTCACGAACAAGTAGGCCTGCCTTCTTGGGCCACTGTTTAACAACACCAAGGGATTGGTGTTGATCGACAGTCCATCTAAATATTGACTCTCGCTGATTTATTGAACAGTTACgattttttccaatttttaacTCTAAAATTCTAGATAATCTTCATACTACTCCAAAACATATTTAGGtctgaaataattttaaaaagactccaaaacataataaataaactcTTAAAAGGTTATATACAATGACTGAAAACTGTTAAAATCTATGGAATATCACCCATCATCCATCCTCTTCAATTGATCCAAGGAACACCATCCAAGGTCGTATCAGGGAGAGAGGTGTTCCCAATGAGGTTCTTGAGGTGGACAAGAAGACCCTTCCTTCCGCCTGGGAGCCCAATGATCACAGGTTTGCCCAGAGGCAAGTACTCAGTGCTCTCTGGACTGAAGGGTTTCAGTGGCAAGCTTAAGTTTTTCAATGTGAATATAGACTCAAGACTAAAGAAACATTTGTTCACTTGAAGGCCAAAAATGTCACATTGGTCCCAACTGAAAGGTACAATGATATCATCATGTTTTCTCTTGTTCTAATATGCAGAAAATgctatttgttttcttttattctctCTAGGTGTGTCGCAACTGCGCTGATAGCCCGGGAGATGGAGGATGGTTTTGAGAACGGGTGTGACGCTTGCCCATCTCCTGAGGAAACAGAGAATGGGTTTAATAATGTGGCCTTCAGGGGGGAAGGTTCTTTACTGACACTTATTGTcagttttttcttaaaatatatttcactttAGTCAAACAAGTAAGAACAGAAAGAACGCAGTAGTAGGATATGAGGACAACTTAACTTCGTGGTCTAGAAAACAAAAGCCAAGAACGTTGAAAAAGGTGATATATGGCTAAAGGAGGCGAACACCAATGGATAGCTTCAAAGTGATGTCCGGTTTAAACTTCATGGAGGTAACAGGGGTCTTGAtgattttttctataaaagCGCTGTGAATAGGTTAGAATGGTGGACTCCTAGAAGGGTTAGTCATGCAAGATCCTCACTGTGAAGGGCAGGAATTTCGGGTGTTGCAGATCATGAAGAGCAGGGAGCCGAATCAGATCAAAGGATAACGTAGAGATTGCACACAGACAAGAAATTAACACTTTGGAGAGTTGCGAACCTTACATTGAAACATACAAATCTAATAAtagctaaaaagaaaaaagcaaagTGTTGCTTACTATTTACATTCAATATAGCAACAATATATTATTCTGACCCCTCACAAAATTCGTTCATTTATTTAACTGTTGATCCACTTCAAGCAGAGATCCGCTTTCACAGGCTTATGATCGGAACCATTCACTTGGTCTATGGAATCATAAGAGTAAAGAgttgtttgaatatttttggtatCTTGAATCTTGTACAAGATCCTGTCTGTCCAAGCTGGAACCCTGACCTTGTGGCTTGTATCGTAGTTACTGCTTCCCACATTGTATTTGTAAGTCGGTTTAAACCCTAGGGTACCTTCATAATATCCCTTGAATATTTCACCTCTCTCAGCTTCTTGCAAGAGCTGATCTTTACTCACAAGAACCTGTATAAAGTCACAACGTCAAATAAGGATTGGGAGTGAGTAACAAATCGGATCATGTAcctaagtttttcaaaatagaaCATCTCTTATTTAAGCCAAACTGTAATAATGTTTGtgtaccaaaataaaataaatgtttactCACTGAGATGAATCGAGCCAAGTAATTAAAGGGGCAAATCTCAAAAATagcattttaaagtttttatcacaaaatagcattcaaaaaataaaatgaccaaaatagtacctttttattttgaaaattttagttttaattttttatttttaaaaatttgaatacatTTCTAAAACCCACCctttaactctaaaccataattttagattaattaacccaagggttataaatgcatatttacccttcaataaaacttttttggacatttttttcttgtgatgctatttttgtgacaaaaatttggtttggtgctatttttttatttttctctaattaaaaagtatgaagaaaaatatagaactaattaattatcttttatttttgtttccctACTATCATTGATTTATGACCAAACAAAATGCGGAATATGCACCCGTAAGTATCAAGATATAGTTTGCACTTTATGAAGTTGAAAAGGGGACATACAGATTGGAGATGATTTTGGATAAGGGATCGAGCAGGACGGTTAGAGACATCTTGGATCCTGTAATTAAGATCTCCAAGCCAAACAATGAGGTCATGTGTCCTTTTGTCTTTTGATAATAGTGAATTTGATATGCGTCTCAACTCTTCATTTCTCTGATCTACTTTATATGCGTGAGCTGCATGCATTGtaatattagtatttataattataattaattgtgAATTAGccataagaaaacaaaaccaaagtAGGTACCAGAGAGATGACAAGAGATGAAAACGATTTTGAAGTCATCGTAGTTAATACGAATAGCCACGGCTCCTTTCTTTCTTCCAATTAAACCTCCACATCCTCCAACCGATTGACTCTCCGCTTTTAGTTCTGCAATTAATCAGACGccaaagttaaaaaaaactgaaattaatCAGACACCAATTAACttattgttttggtttattgTAAGATTGTATATTCATCTCAAAATTTTGTAAGACTAGTCAGGTGTTTAGGAAGCTTTAACCCCTTGCCAGTTAATCTAGAGATTTATTTTCAGTGTTAGTGTCATTTTAAGTATTTAACATTTTAACTAATACAAATTCTTAACATATACTACTATTGATTAGCATTTAATACTTTTCATTGTGTCGCAACAAACACCTAGGCTAAAAATGTTAACCTTCCATTCACGATTTTCTGTATCTGGCCCGCTTGGGAACCGATTGTTAAAGAGTATATACATCTGATAATAATAGATGAATAAATACCTTTTACTAGTGGTTGTGAATTCTTTGGTCCAAACAAAAATAGCTGGATCGATTGCAGTTTCGCCTTCCCAAGAAGCCTGCATTTCATTTGTAAATGGAACTTcgcaaaatattaaaatcataggGAATAGAATATTGTTGTAAATCAATAATGGAGAAGAACAGAAAGAAACAGTGGATCACTTACACATGAGTTGGAGATGAAGCTGTCTGCAAAAGTTGAGCTACATTGGTTTTGGGAGCCTCTTGCACGCCAACGACAAGCAAATCGAATTTTCTGTCTTTGCCAACAAGCTCTACCAAATCCTCATACGAAACCTTCACATTTCTTAGAAACAATTAGTAATGAAATTAAGGAAAATTTGTTTTATGTAGTTACTAGTGATAATATCCGTGTACATACGAACGTACCTTTCCATTCATGTTCCAAGTGATGATACGGATGCAAAGATCTGACTTTCTAGAGAAGCTACAACTCTTGACAGCTTCAATTGTTTTAATACCATCGTGAGATGAGTTGTTTCCAACAGAACTGTTCGAAGTTTCCTTGCTGGGAAATCTATACATACGTACAcaataatacatgttttttttgtaactacaaGAATACATATTACATGTCTATTTACCtggtatttataaatattaaaacagcGAGTGATACTAATTGTTACCTTTTACGCCCACAGAACGAATCTGTATTGCCCATTGTCTCTGCATACACTGTTTCTCCGTTAATGGTAAGATTCGAATGGTATTTTACAGAGAGAAGAGGGAAAGAAGTGAGCAAATTTAAAGAGAATTGATATGATAAGAGCCTGGAAATTTCACAAAGTCATCTTCATTTCATCCATCATCTATATAAATTGACTGGGATTGCACAACAGAAATTAGGCACATGCATTGTTACGTAGTTTTCTAGGAAGTTAGGTGAATGATGTTTGACCATAAAGACGTGTACGTCTTTGAATGGACGGTCGAATTTGATAATAACTTAGCTAACATTTTCTTCTTCAGGAAAATCTCTagagaataaaataatagtaaaatagAATCTTTCGTCTTTAATAGAAATTAAatgattatattatatagtaaagAGTTTTTTACACTCTAAGAcagttttaagattttaattacAATCTAAGACAGTTTGTGCTTTTGAGGTAGTTTTTTGTGACTAAAAACCAATTATTATCAACTAGAATTCATTTATCTAACTAGAGTGGTcctacaattttttaaatttttttaccttttttctctttatttttctccttcgtcttcttcctcattcattttctattttttttagaaaattcatatttgattcttaaatttcttttttcaattttttttttatgaaatcgttTTCTCCATCACTAGATCTATCTTTTGAGATATGTGAAGCTATAGTTTTGAGATATATGTTAAATGTCTAACATGTTCTAAAGTTGTGTACATTcattagtgtacatgtgtacaataaaAGTTAATGTGTAAAGTTGTATATAGTTGTGTACATTCTTTagtgtatatgtgtacattctttagtgtacatgtgtacattcgttagtgtacatgtgttgAGTTAGTGTAAAGTTGTGTATATGTGTACATTCATAATTTGGTTGGTGTGGAGATAAAAAGACTATAGACTAGtaaaaatacaaatctcatTTAAAATTTCTATATGTACATtgttttaatgatatatatgtatgtgtatatCATTTTACATATTCACATGTtctaatgatatatatatgtgtacatcGTTTTACATATCTAcgtgaaatttttttataatagtgTTCTATTAAATGATAGTTACATGTACACATATATACTGCTATACAACTTGGCTGTGTACACAATGTgaggtgtacatgtgtacatgtaaTACATCATTTGAGCAATTTCTCTCTggtttcttgatttgt
The Raphanus sativus cultivar WK10039 chromosome 1, ASM80110v3, whole genome shotgun sequence DNA segment above includes these coding regions:
- the LOC108861574 gene encoding type IV inositol polyphosphate 5-phosphatase 11; its protein translation is MGNTDSFCGRKRFPSKETSNSSVGNNSSHDGIKTIEAVKSCSFSRKSDLCIRIITWNMNGKVSYEDLVELVGKDRKFDLLVVGVQEAPKTNVAQLLQTASSPTHVLLGKAKLQSIQLFLFGPKNSQPLVKELKAESQSVGGCGGLIGRKKGAVAIRINYDDFKIVFISCHLSAHAYKVDQRNEELRRISNSLLSKDKRTHDLIVWLGDLNYRIQDVSNRPARSLIQNHLQSVLVSKDQLLQEAERGEIFKGYYEGTLGFKPTYKYNVGSSNYDTSHKVRVPAWTDRILYKIQDTKNIQTTLYSYDSIDQVNGSDHKPVKADLCLKWINS